Proteins from one Caretta caretta isolate rCarCar2 chromosome 12, rCarCar1.hap1, whole genome shotgun sequence genomic window:
- the SNX20 gene encoding sorting nexin-20 — MDRDQHHTAEGGQREWVTDISTYSAAAQSDEEQNETEAEISFQVNNDNPETAALSDTSKSPSPSSSMTTKQLQDYWRNEKRRCRQVKLLFEIPSTRIVEQYLSKYVLYKIIIIQTGSFDGNKSVIERRYSDFEKLHKNLLKDFNEEIEDVTFPKKCLTGNFTEEMITERKLAFRDYLGFLYSMKCVRRSKKFIDFLIRPEMEEAYGCLRGGQYTKALEILVQVIALQEKLTKHSPVLIVPTLCALVVCHKDLENPASAYEYGEKALLCLQMHGGHRYYVPLLETMITLAYELGKDFLSLQEKLEESKAKRDQIKVFTLKELAVREYIQ; from the exons ATGGACAGAGACCAGCACCACACCGCAGAAGGAGGTCAGCGGGAGTGGGTAACAGACATATCTACGTATTCTGCAGCCGCTCAGTCAGATGAAGAACAAAATGAAACCGAagctgaaatttcatttcaagTGAACAATGACAACCCAGAAACTGCTGCTCTCTCAG ATACCAGTAAATCCCCAAGTCCCAGCTCTTCAATGACAACTAAGCAACTTCAGGACTACTGGAGGAATGAGAAACGTCGCTGTAGACAAGTCAAACTCCTTTTTGAAATCCCATCAACCAGAATCGTAGAACAGTATTTATCTAAATATGTG ttgtataaaatcatcatcatccagACAGGCAGTTTTGATGGCAACAAATCTGTAATTGAGCGTCGATATTCAGATTTTGAAAAACTGCACAAAAATCTTTTGAAGGACTTTAATGAAGAAATAGAAGATGTGACCTTTCCCAAAAAGTGCCTAACTGGAAACTTCACAGAGGAAATGATCACTGAGAGAAAATTAGCCTTCAGGGACTATCTGGGATTTCTGTATTCTATGAAATGTGTCCGGAGATCCAAAAAATTTATCGACTTCTTAATAAGACCAGAGATGGAGGAAGCTTATGGCTGTCTGAGGGGAGGCCAATATACCAAAGCTTTGGAAATACTTGTGCAAGTCATTGCTCTGCAGGAAAAATTAACCAAACACAGCCCTGTTTTAATAGTCCCTACACTCTGTGCTTTAGTTGTGTGTCACAAAGACCTAGAGAACCCAGCAAGTGCCTATGAATATGGAGAGAAGGCTTTACTTTGCCTACAGATGCATGGTGGGCACAGGTATTATGTTCCATTGCTAGAGACAATGATCACTTTGGCATATGAACTAGGCAAAGACTTTCTATCCTTGCAAGAGAAACTGGAAGAGAGCAAGGCAAAAAGAGACCAAATAAAAGTGTTTACCCTAAAAGAACTTGCAGTTCGAGAGTATATACAATGA